From a region of the Pseudanabaena sp. ABRG5-3 genome:
- the rpsK gene encoding 30S ribosomal protein S11, which yields MARQTTRRTGARKNKRNVPNGVAYIQSTFNNTIVTIADTVGDVISWSSAGASGFKGAKKGTPFAAQTAAESAARRAIEQGMRQVEVMVTGPGSGRETAVRALQAAGLEITLIRDITPIPHNGCRPPKRRRV from the coding sequence ATGGCTCGTCAAACAACACGTAGAACTGGCGCACGCAAGAATAAGCGTAATGTCCCTAATGGAGTCGCTTACATCCAGTCTACTTTCAACAACACTATCGTCACGATTGCTGACACCGTAGGCGATGTAATTTCTTGGTCTTCGGCTGGTGCGAGTGGCTTTAAGGGCGCAAAGAAGGGTACTCCATTTGCCGCGCAAACTGCTGCCGAATCTGCTGCCAGAAGAGCGATCGAGCAAGGAATGCGCCAAGTTGAAGTGATGGTTACAGGACCTGGATCTGGTCGTGAAACCGCAGTCAGAGCTTTACAAGCTGCTGGTTTGGAAATCACTTTGATTCGTGATATTACCCCCATCCCTCATAATGGTTGTCGTCCTCCCAAGCGCAGACGTGTTTAA
- the rpsI gene encoding 30S ribosomal protein S9 has translation MSDTERSNRAVYWGTGRRKTAIARVRLVPGEGKIVINGKPGDLYLQFNPSYISGVKAPLETLGLENEYDVLVNAHGGGVTGQADAIRLGVARALVELAPENRKPLKVEGYLTRDPRSKERKKYGLKKARKAPQYSKR, from the coding sequence ATGTCAGATACTGAACGTTCTAATCGTGCTGTGTATTGGGGTACTGGTCGCCGTAAGACTGCGATCGCCCGTGTACGCCTCGTCCCCGGTGAAGGCAAAATCGTAATCAACGGCAAGCCCGGTGATTTGTATTTGCAATTCAACCCTAGCTACATTTCAGGTGTGAAGGCTCCTTTGGAAACCTTAGGCTTGGAAAATGAGTACGATGTTTTAGTTAATGCTCATGGTGGTGGTGTCACAGGTCAAGCTGATGCAATTCGCTTAGGCGTTGCTCGTGCTTTGGTTGAGCTTGCTCCCGAAAATCGTAAGCCCCTCAAAGTAGAAGGCTATCTCACCCGTGATCCTCGTTCTAAGGAACGTAAGAAATACGGACTTAAGAAAGCTCGTAAGGCTCCTCAATACTCGAAACGGTAA
- the hemC gene encoding hydroxymethylbilane synthase: MVASSTVRISSRKSQLALVQTHWVQAELSKAHPDRQFEVVTMSTQGDKILDVALAKIGDKGLFTKELEVSMLTRESDLAVHSLKDLPTKLPEGLILGAVTEREDPADALVVHEKLKDKTLATLPAGTVVGTSSLRRLAQLRHYYPHLTFKDVRGNLNTRLQKLDSGEYDALILAAAGLRRLGMGDRVHEVIDSEISLHAVGQGALGIECRAEDPDILALFTPIIHYPTTQRCLAERSFLRELEGGCQVPIGVHTAINGDKLTLKGIVASLDGKTLVRGEVTGDLTNPEAIGAELADDLKSKGAQDILNKIFAEVRA, from the coding sequence ATGGTTGCATCCTCAACAGTTCGCATTAGTTCTCGCAAAAGTCAGCTAGCACTGGTACAAACGCATTGGGTACAAGCGGAACTAAGCAAAGCACACCCCGATCGCCAGTTTGAAGTCGTCACCATGAGTACACAGGGCGATAAGATCCTTGACGTAGCTCTCGCTAAAATTGGTGATAAAGGCTTATTTACCAAAGAGTTAGAAGTATCTATGCTGACCAGAGAGTCAGATCTCGCAGTACATAGCCTCAAAGATTTACCAACTAAGTTACCTGAAGGTCTGATCCTCGGCGCAGTGACTGAGCGAGAAGATCCTGCCGATGCCCTAGTTGTCCATGAAAAGCTAAAGGACAAAACCCTCGCAACTTTGCCTGCGGGTACTGTTGTCGGTACATCTTCTTTACGTCGTCTCGCCCAGCTCCGCCATTACTATCCTCATCTCACCTTTAAAGATGTCCGTGGTAACTTAAATACCCGTCTCCAAAAGCTCGATTCTGGCGAATATGATGCCTTGATTCTGGCTGCCGCAGGTTTACGTCGTCTAGGCATGGGCGATCGCGTACATGAGGTCATTGATTCTGAAATTTCTCTCCATGCCGTTGGACAGGGAGCATTAGGCATCGAGTGCCGCGCCGAAGATCCTGACATTTTGGCTTTGTTTACCCCAATCATCCACTATCCCACCACTCAACGTTGTCTTGCTGAGCGCTCTTTCCTCCGTGAACTCGAAGGTGGTTGCCAAGTTCCCATTGGTGTCCATACTGCTATCAATGGCGACAAGCTAACCCTGAAGGGAATTGTGGCAAGCCTTGATGGTAAAACCCTAGTCAGAGGTGAAGTAACTGGCGATCTCACTAATCCCGAAGCGATCGGTGCAGAATTAGCTGATGACCTCAAATCTAAGGGGGCACAAGATATTCTCAATAAGATTTTTGCCGAAGTTCGCGCTTAA
- the rplM gene encoding 50S ribosomal protein L13: protein MTTTTLTPNKSYLPKDPDRKWYVIDAEGQRLGRLASAIAVILRGKDKPIYTPHLDTGDFVVVINAEKIAVTGKKSTQKLYRRHSGRPGGMKTETFDKVIARVPERVLEHAVKGMLPKNTLGRQLFTKLKVYKGASHPHEAQQPETLVINTIPSQK from the coding sequence ATGACTACAACTACACTCACTCCTAATAAAAGCTACTTACCTAAAGATCCAGATCGTAAGTGGTATGTTATCGATGCGGAAGGTCAGCGCCTCGGGCGGCTTGCTAGCGCGATCGCGGTAATCTTGCGCGGTAAAGATAAGCCCATCTATACGCCCCACTTAGATACTGGCGATTTCGTCGTTGTAATCAATGCCGAAAAAATTGCTGTAACTGGTAAAAAATCAACTCAAAAGCTATACAGAAGACATTCTGGTCGTCCAGGTGGGATGAAGACTGAAACTTTTGATAAGGTAATCGCCCGCGTACCTGAGCGTGTTCTTGAACATGCTGTTAAAGGGATGTTGCCCAAGAATACCCTCGGTCGTCAGCTTTTCACCAAGCTCAAGGTTTACAAGGGTGCGAGCCATCCCCATGAGGCTCAACAGCCCGAAACCTTGGTCATCAACACCATTCCATCGCAGAAGTAG
- the rplQ gene encoding 50S ribosomal protein L17: protein MRHRCKTPQLNKAADQRKALLRALTTELILRGEIKTTRARANAVRTTADHIITLAKNGSLHARRQAIAYLYDISVKDGEPVSDRVQTKTKQEKLPEEERVTSLVDLLFSQAKERYADRNGGYTRIVRTVSRRGDNAEIAILQLV, encoded by the coding sequence ATGCGTCATCGTTGTAAAACACCCCAGCTTAATAAGGCTGCTGATCAGCGCAAAGCTCTCCTACGGGCTTTGACTACTGAGTTAATCCTCAGAGGCGAAATTAAGACCACTAGAGCAAGAGCTAATGCTGTTCGCACCACTGCCGATCACATCATTACCCTTGCTAAAAATGGTTCTTTGCACGCTCGTCGCCAAGCGATCGCCTATTTATACGATATCTCGGTTAAGGATGGCGAACCCGTAAGCGATCGCGTCCAAACTAAGACAAAACAAGAGAAATTACCTGAAGAAGAGCGCGTAACTAGCTTAGTAGACTTACTGTTTAGCCAAGCTAAAGAACGTTATGCTGATCGTAATGGTGGTTATACCCGTATCGTTCGCACAGTCAGTCGTCGTGGCGATAATGCCGAAATCGCGATTTTGCAACTGGTATAA
- a CDS encoding DNA-directed RNA polymerase subunit alpha produces MAQFQVECVASHTEKDNSQYSQFVLEPLDRGQGITIGNALRRVLLSNLEGAAVTAVRIAGVNHEFATIPGVREDVLDLMLNLKELVLKSYSSAPQIIRLVERGPKLVTATSFHSLPSDIEIVNPNQYIATLSEGATLEMELTIERGKGYRSVDRSKEDHSSPIDTLKIDAVFMPVRKVKYEIRDARIGDAINKESLQIDIWTNGSITPQEALSQAASVLVSLFSPLQEITLAPSLPQERDEQDETKQIHIEELQLSVRAYNCLKRAQINTVADLLEYTQDDLLEIKNFGQKSAEEVMDALKQHLGLTLTESKSSKVL; encoded by the coding sequence ATGGCACAGTTTCAGGTTGAGTGCGTTGCATCCCACACAGAAAAAGACAATAGCCAGTACAGCCAATTTGTACTGGAACCACTAGATCGGGGGCAAGGCATTACCATTGGAAATGCGCTCAGACGGGTATTGCTCTCCAATCTTGAGGGTGCGGCCGTCACTGCTGTTCGCATTGCTGGTGTCAACCATGAGTTTGCGACAATTCCAGGCGTGCGGGAAGACGTTTTGGATTTAATGCTCAACCTGAAGGAACTAGTGTTGAAGTCTTATAGCTCAGCACCACAGATCATTCGACTGGTAGAGCGTGGTCCAAAACTAGTCACGGCAACTAGTTTTCATTCTTTGCCATCAGACATCGAAATCGTTAACCCTAACCAATACATTGCTACCCTCAGTGAGGGGGCAACTTTGGAAATGGAACTAACAATTGAGCGTGGTAAAGGTTATCGTTCCGTAGACCGCTCTAAAGAAGATCACAGTTCTCCCATTGATACACTCAAAATTGATGCTGTGTTTATGCCTGTGCGTAAGGTCAAGTATGAGATTAGGGACGCTCGGATCGGTGATGCGATCAATAAAGAGAGTCTCCAAATTGATATTTGGACTAATGGCAGCATTACACCTCAAGAAGCGCTTAGCCAAGCCGCTAGTGTCTTAGTGAGTTTATTCTCTCCCTTGCAAGAAATCACCCTTGCGCCTTCACTGCCCCAAGAGCGTGATGAGCAAGATGAGACGAAGCAAATTCACATTGAAGAATTGCAACTGTCGGTCAGAGCTTACAACTGTCTCAAACGTGCACAGATTAATACTGTGGCGGATTTGCTGGAGTACACTCAAGACGATCTACTAGAGATCAAAAACTTCGGGCAGAAGTCGGCTGAGGAAGTTATGGATGCGCTCAAGCAGCATCTAGGCTTGACCTTGACCGAATCTAAGTCTTCTAAAGTTTTATAA
- the truA gene encoding tRNA pseudouridine(38-40) synthase TruA, translating to MPEMPEMILSADSESVRRVALAIQYLGTHYYGWQRQPNHTSVQQTIEEAIAKICGKPTVVHSAGRTDTGVHAAAQVAHFDTSSVIPAQKWAKVLNSYLPEDILIFGSTEVASDWHARFSATWRRYRYTIYTAPIPNLFVRQFSWHYYHERLNEQLIHQALQPMLGEQDMAAFQRAGSSRPHSRLEVQEALCWRDGDFVHVEVQASGFLYGMIRLLVGQLIDVGRSRLSVEAFTSRWQEKRRIEVKYAAPPQGLCLLAIGYADNPFAEFASRKQTLGLTNDRAISLI from the coding sequence ATGCCTGAGATGCCAGAGATGATTTTGTCTGCTGATTCTGAGTCTGTCCGTCGTGTAGCTTTAGCTATTCAATATCTAGGTACACATTATTACGGATGGCAAAGGCAGCCAAATCATACCTCAGTGCAGCAAACGATTGAAGAAGCGATAGCTAAGATTTGCGGTAAACCAACCGTTGTGCATAGTGCAGGTAGAACTGACACAGGTGTTCATGCTGCTGCTCAGGTAGCACATTTTGATACTTCGAGTGTGATTCCAGCTCAGAAATGGGCAAAAGTCCTCAACAGCTACTTGCCAGAGGATATCTTGATCTTTGGCTCGACGGAGGTTGCCTCTGACTGGCACGCAAGATTTTCGGCGACATGGCGACGTTATCGGTACACGATTTACACCGCACCAATCCCGAATTTATTTGTAAGGCAGTTTAGTTGGCACTACTACCATGAACGCCTTAATGAACAGCTTATCCATCAAGCCTTACAGCCAATGCTCGGCGAACAAGATATGGCTGCATTTCAAAGAGCAGGTTCAAGTCGTCCCCATAGTCGTCTTGAGGTTCAAGAAGCACTATGTTGGCGAGATGGTGATTTTGTCCATGTGGAAGTTCAGGCGAGTGGTTTTCTTTATGGCATGATTCGTCTGCTAGTAGGACAGCTAATCGATGTGGGGCGTTCGCGTCTCAGTGTCGAAGCCTTCACTAGTAGATGGCAGGAAAAGCGCCGTATCGAAGTTAAATACGCAGCACCACCGCAAGGACTCTGCTTATTGGCGATCGGCTACGCCGACAACCCATTCGCTGAGTTCGCATCGCGCAAGCAAACTTTGGGCTTAACAAATGATCGGGCGATTAGCTTGATTTGA